In a genomic window of Glycine max cultivar Williams 82 chromosome 13, Glycine_max_v4.0, whole genome shotgun sequence:
- the LOC100305761 gene encoding uncharacterized protein LOC100305761, with the protein MKVTWKNKKKKRCLPTLSHFTDLPFEHNHQQHSNTDAEDGAHVPDATQLANEFQAQGDKLAMDGKYREALGKWEAALALAPDVPVVHEQKAQVLLETGDAWNALKAATRATELDPSWAEAWVTLGRAQLNFGEPDNAIESFDRALALKPDYEEAQDDRKTASRLVKKRKQLHSSGLSATQNRYMVGEKDENQ; encoded by the exons ATGAAAGTGACttggaagaacaagaagaagaaacgtTGTTTACCCACGTTGTCACACTTCACTGACCTTCCCTTTGAGCATAATCATCAACAACACTCCAACACCGACGCTGAAGATGGCGCGCATGTTCCCGACGCCACACAATTGGCTAACGAATTTCAAGCTCAAGGAGACAAGCTTGCTATG GATGGGAAGTACCGGGAAGCACTAGGTAAATGGGAAGCTGCTCTTGCGTTGGCGCCTGATGTTCCAGTTGTGCATGAACAAAAGGCCCAAGTTTTACTAGAAACTGGAGATGCTTGGAATGCTTTAAAGGCTGCTACTC GAGCTACTGAATTGGACCCATCATGGGCTGAG GCATGGGTCACACTTGGCAGAGCACAACTTAATTTTGGTGAGCCTGATAATGCTATTGAAAGCTTTGACCGTGCTCTAGCTCTCAAG CCTGATTATGAGGAAGCTCAAGATGATAGGAAAACTGCATCACGTCTTGTTAAGAAGAGAAAGCAACTTCACTCATCTGGCCTGAGTGCCACTCAAAATCGTTATATGGTTGGTGAAAAGGATGAAAACCAGTAA
- the LOC100305761 gene encoding uncharacterized protein isoform X1, whose protein sequence is MKVTWKNKKKKRCLPTLSHFTDLPFEHNHQQHSNTDAEDGAHVPDATQLANEFQAQGDKLAMDGKYREALGKWEAALALAPDVPVVHEQKAQVLLETGDAWNALKAATRATELDPSWAEAWVTLGRAQLNFGEPDNAIESFDRALALKIFFNIHGFRFSEFRLALVSELHRREARRFQLSPLATC, encoded by the exons ATGAAAGTGACttggaagaacaagaagaagaaacgtTGTTTACCCACGTTGTCACACTTCACTGACCTTCCCTTTGAGCATAATCATCAACAACACTCCAACACCGACGCTGAAGATGGCGCGCATGTTCCCGACGCCACACAATTGGCTAACGAATTTCAAGCTCAAGGAGACAAGCTTGCTATG GATGGGAAGTACCGGGAAGCACTAGGTAAATGGGAAGCTGCTCTTGCGTTGGCGCCTGATGTTCCAGTTGTGCATGAACAAAAGGCCCAAGTTTTACTAGAAACTGGAGATGCTTGGAATGCTTTAAAGGCTGCTACTC GAGCTACTGAATTGGACCCATCATGGGCTGAG GCATGGGTCACACTTGGCAGAGCACAACTTAATTTTGGTGAGCCTGATAATGCTATTGAAAGCTTTGACCGTGCTCTAGCTCTCAAG ATCTTCTTTAACATCCATGGCTTCCGCTTCTCAGAGTTTCGTCTCGCACTCGTTTCCGAACTCCATCGCCGAGAAGCTCGACGATTCCAACTATCTCCACTGGCGACATGTTGA